The sequence below is a genomic window from Cicer arietinum cultivar CDC Frontier isolate Library 1 chromosome 6, Cicar.CDCFrontier_v2.0, whole genome shotgun sequence.
ATGTGCTAATTCTGCATAGGTATACTTCTTGGGTCCTGCTCCCCTTTCAAAGTCCTCACCCATATACTCTTCAAATTCATcatcttcctcttcttcttttcCTCTCTTAAACTTCTTCCACAagcaaattgaaataaaaaaaccaattaTAACAAATCCACCAACACTCAATCCCACTGCTAGTCCTGTCTTGGTCTTTTTCTTCTTAGGAGCTATGTTGGAAGATGGAGACCTTGGAACTGGGTCTCCTATGCTTGTTGTGTTGGTTTCTTGTGCTTCCAACGTTGAGCTAAAATCCCATGAAGAAATACTATGTATAGCAGTTAAATCTCCTGTTGCAGCTGAGAAACCAATAGTAACAAATTCTGGAAGATAAAGTCTAAGATCAACTATAGAAGATAGATGTTGATTCACAATATTGGATGTTACATTATCAAAACCAGTGAAAACAAGACTTAGATTTAATGAACTAGCATTGTAACTAATCCAAGCCTCATTGAGTTGACCATCTTTGATATCAGCCAACCATGTCACATTAGCAACTGATATGACAGAGTTGATGTTGATTCCAGCATGTTCATGAGGTGGATCCCAATAATTCTTAAAGATATCAAATTCCACAGCAACAAATGGATTATCAGTTGAGTTCAATGGTTGGTTATCAAGTGTTAGACCCATAGAACCTCCTTTTGTTGCATTAGGCATTTTTGAACCTGAAGGAACAAGGAAGAATGCAAGACCATCtccataaatttgttttttctgTGAATCAATGACAAAAGTGAAATGAGATGTGAAATCTGTGAGATTTCTTGTGGTTTTGTCCCATAAGTGGATAGGTTGGTAATATGTGGCTCTACCAATGCTTCCATTCATGAGCTTACCTTGTTGGTTTGTTATAAGTTGGATAGCTGATGATGCAGAATATGCTGATCCTTCATATACTATGGTTTTTTCATTAGGATCAAAACTAGTGAAGTTAAATGTCAAAGAGGATGCATATGGAATCATCAAGTTCAAGAGTAACAAATAATAGGGGAAATTAAGATGCATTTCTTTTGGTGATGCAAAAACCATTTTTGAGTTCAGATGAAGattaatttagaagaaaaagCAAGACTCAAACTAGTTTACAAGAAGATTCCAAGTAATTAATTGTTTCAAAGAGTTGAACCATTATTGGCAGTCATTGTTTACTAACAACTCATTATGTTTTTCTTGTGCAGCTTATTGCAACTTGTAAGAAAAAGACCATAAAGAAAACATAGGAATAAGTCTCTCCAAAAACTACTAATTTTGTATTGTTAGAAAgcacttttaaaaatttagtacAGAGGAAAACAACTTACATAACATAAtgtgcaaaattataaattaagttttGTACTCTAGTATTTTATCAAATTGATTAGGACTACTGAATTTGATATCTAACTAAAATACTTTTATGCCGGATTTATCTAAAtattccttttgatttttaatatatagaAAGTTAGGTAAAAAACAATTaacattcaaaatttaaaataagtatatttatttttatttacttattttctataggagaagaaaacaaaaataatgtgCTAAATTATAAAGTCTAATAGAACCAAGTCATCATACCTGAttgaaatattcaaatattttgtaaagaaTAAAACAAGGATATAATTGAGTTTGACTTGTGAGACAGAGATTGTTTCCGCATCACTTTGTTCTTTCTTCCATGCCTCGGTTGTACCTTTTGCAATAATAACACAATGGCGAACAAATCAAAAGGCAGTTaagatattaaataaaattaaatgttgcCGCCacgattaaaaaaataaaaataaaccacTTTTTATAAGAACAGTTTAATTTTAGTGCGCGTAAAATGACAAATACCACGTATTAATGTAAAGttaaacattattaataatttaatatatataatgattgatatgataaacaaaatattttagtttttaattcaattaaaaatttaaattaatcattaaattattaaaatattaattaatttaattattaaggTTATAAGTCGTGACctattttgataataaattatattttttaaagtcttTTATAATAGTAAGATATATTTTTCaagaactattttaattttttgttgattaatttgaattttttattgaattaataactaaaatgaTAACGTCTTAtacttttaaaaactaaaattatagtatacctaaaaaaatataaccatTCATTAACGATTTTATAAAGAAAGATACTATTAGGTGGGTGATTATGCggatataaatgatcaattatgtataattataatattatctcTGGtattatttataagataaaataacaaaatatatatctttattGAAAACTGTTAGACATTAAatattcattaataatattgaaaaaacaaacattttaaataaaggtataaaagtaatttaaataataaatacactttaattagtaataaattttatgaatttttcacTTTAGAAGAGTCAAATTTAATGAAGACTAAATTTATTAAGTAGTTAGCCGTTCaatttacaatttaatataaaaatgatttcaTGATTTTATAAAAGTGAACCGGTCAATTTTGAATCAAGGCTgaaatttacaaatatatactttttttttaactacaGTGGATTCAAAATGGAGAGAATGCTAATTTacaataaatctaaaaaaagaCCTACAATTAATTGCAAACTCTTTAAAAGTAAAAGATGAATTGCAATTGTCCTTAAGCTCTAGATCATCGGATAAATGTTCTTAGGTTgttttatgtttaaatttattatcttacaattgtgtgaattaattataatatagttTATCATCTCTCCTCTACtaagataaaaatgaaaaataagttagaattgcaaaaaaattattatataacaaaTTATCCCAATTAACGGGAGAACTAACAAATtccattgaaaaaaaaaaagcaattatTATAGAGAATAAATGGTAGAGAAATTACTAATAGTAACATATAGCAAATAATGTATGAAACAACATATTAGAGTCATTGCGGCATAAACTTATCTTTACCACCATGAGATATTATACTTtgttacttattttataatttaaatatttcctattttatttctaaaatttcacATCTAATTTATTATCGACTCTTAGTCACTTTAAATTATcgacaattatttttaattatctgCAATCCTTAAAAATCTTTATAAAGTTATGATATGTATGAACTAAAAGgaagattaaaaaaatggtgTGATTACTAAATATTTTGTTGCCGCTGTTTTATCCACAAATTTTATAGTCGTTATAGCATTGCGATGCAGTTTTGCATATATTGCAGAAACTGCAATATTGTGGCCGCATCTACAATTTGAAATAATGGtcgtaataattaaaatatttgtagggtTGTTATGTAAGTAGTATAATAGTAAGTTGTACTATGTTTAAAGATAGAGATgttttttattatctatttttattttatttttctccatttttaTAATCTActaaaaatgtttataataaatttatattcctaaaacattattattacaCTATTGGAAGAAATGGAGAGGATAAAATATGGAGAGAATTCTAGTCACATTCTTTTTCCAATTATCTTGTACCTATATAGGCTATAAGGAGGAAGGAACGGTCAAagataattgatattttactgGAGAATGATTGGTTAGCCATGTTAACAAGTATGACAGAGTccaacatataaaaatataattgacataaatattgattattgaaaattgattgaataaaaaaatttgattacaATGAGTAAGATACATTTTATACACTGATTGTAACTAAACAAAACTCAGAGTAAGTTACACTTTATACAGTGATTGTATACTTAATAGTAGATATAAGCAGAATTTATTTTAGTGTATCCAATAATATCTATCAAATTTTCAACTATATCTAACAAGGACAGGGATCTGTTATGGGAGAATTGGTAAAGCAACTTCAAAGTTAAGCACTTTAATCACTTGTCTTGTACAGGGTCTAGATATGCAATTTGGATTTGCACACCAAAGACCAACAATCAGTAAGCATTCCATTTGCTTGACATCAAACACCCCACAAAGCTTTGGATCTGCCACCTCAAGTATATCTCCTGATCTATAGAGCTCCAACACCAACTCAACCAATGAAACTTCACCCTTCAACTCTTGGTGAAGAATAGCTTTCCTTCCACTAACTACCTCCAACAAAACAACACCAAAATTGAATATGTCAGTGTTTATATATTCACTGTTTTGTGATTGTGACACTTTTTCATGATCCACCAACATAGCTAGCCCAAAACCTCCAAGCCTAGGATTGAAATTGGAGTCCAACATTATGTTGCTAGATTTAACATCCCTATGAATCACACATTTTTCCCATTCTTCATGCAAATAAAGCAATGCTGATGCCAACCCCAAAACTACATTGTACCTCACTTGCCATGACAAGAATCTCTCTCCATAGAAAAGATTGGAATCTAAGCTACCATTTGACATGTACTCATATATCAAAAGAAGATCATTCTTCTTGTGACACCAACCGTTGAGTTTCATCAAATTCTTATGTCTCAATTGACTCATAACCTTCACTTCCACTTCATATTCTTCTATTGAATCCACTGATATCTTCTTTATAGCAGCATAAGAATCAAACTCTTTCAAATAGCCTTTATAAACATAACCAGAACCACCTTCTTCAAAGTTGTTTGTAGCAGACACCAATTCACAGTAGCTAATCTTCTTTGGTCCTGTGTTCATTAGAAATTCATCATCCATGTTCAAATCAGAAGCTGTTTCTGAAAAGggttgttcttcttcttcttttctgtttttcctTGTTCTCCATAACAAAGCATAAAACAAACCTATTAAACTTACACAAAAACCTGCACCAGTTCCTATTCCCTCCAACAACAATTTTGAACCCTTCTTAGTTTCATCATTACTTGATACTATTAGACTTGTACTAAACGACCACGACAACAACGTATGTTCCTCAGAAGAATAGCCTTTTGCAGCTGATATTCCAACAAGAACATAATCTGGTAAATGATCACTCAAGTTAACTTGGTATGCAAGGTACTGTGTTACTACACCTTCATTGAATCCAGAACTAGTTAGAGACACAGTTAAATAACTATCTTCTGAAATATATTGGATAATACAATCATAAACAATGTTGGTTCCAGAAATCTGTGGTGACCATCCTTCAAGTATGTCAGATACCATAGAATTGATATTCACACCGACATGTGCGCCACGCGGATCCCAATGGTTTGAAAAAGTGTCAAACTCTATAGCAACAAATTGATACTCAGTTTGGAGTGATGTTGTGTTGTCTACATGACCAATGCCAATGCCTCCTCCTCTTAGTACTTTTGTTGTGTCGTTTAATTTTGTGAGATTTTGACTTGCTAGGAAAAATGCAATACCATCACCATGAGAATCTTGGTTTGATGAGAAAATAGTAAAAGAAAATTGGGTTGTGAAGTCTTTTAGTTTGTTTGAGGTTTTATTCCAAAGATGAAAGGGTTGTGGATTTATGATTCTTCCTACTCTTGTAGTTAAGTTGGTGTTTGAGTCAACAATGTTTGTGAGTTGGATGCCAGAATCTGTAACATAAGCATCTCCTTCAAGCTTCAGTTGCTTTAAATCAGAATCAGTAGTGAATTTGGGGAAATCAAAGGACTCAAGTTGGCCATTTGCAAAAGGGATTATTAGGATCAACAAAAGGATCCTCCTTGCATTGAAACCAATATTGTGCCAATCACATTTGGCCATTGCTAAGTAAGAATCACTTACTTTGAACTTTAAAGTCTAACTGcatttatctttttatcataGTTTGTCACATTTATCAAACTTACCTTGtaactaatttaatatatatttgtttcaatTTCTATCTTGTGATGAATATTCCTATGCTAGATAAAATGGCATATTcgaatttttaataatatgtaaCTATTTGGAAACAAAACTAGATGTGCTGGTTAACGGAGATATTCATGAAACCAAATACAAAAGCtttgtttttttcaaatatatatgtaaaatttcttaaaaagcATATTCCTACCTCGTCACTTTATTAGTAGTTAAAATTATTGAACgtttataactttacatcagGAAAAAGATTCTGTCTTTTTTCCTGTGAAATGCAAGGTGCCTTTAGATGGTAGAATAGAGAAAAGGGTGACAAATAATCTTTGCAAATAAATCAAAAGTATTTATAAATCATAAAGGACTTAATTTACAGAATGGTTTACATGTAAATGGAAAAtggtacaattttcagcaagTTGTGTAAAATCATGGTTCACAAAGGAATAATAAAACTTAATAACTACATTCTATGTACTTTCAATTAACCAGTAGTAGTCCTAAAGAAAGAGGGAACTGagtaaaaaatatcatttcttCTTATGGGAGGGAAAAGAGCTAGCATAGGCACATTTTGTGGAAGAATAGGTAAAGGAGCTTCAAAATTAAGCACATTAATTGCTTCCCTTATAGATGGTCTTGAGCTAGAATCAGGATTAGCACACCAAAGACCAACAACCAACAAACATTCCATTTGCTTCACATCAAATACCTCACATAACTTAGGATCTGCAGCtgcaataatatttttcaatgcaTAGAGTTCCCAAACCCACTCAACTAATGAAACTTGACCCTCCAAATCCCAATCTTGTTGTAGAATAGCTTTTCTTCCAGTGGCTATCTCCAACAAAACAACTCCAAAACTGAATATATCAGATTCTTTTCTAGCCTTCCCTGTTTTCATATATTCAGGAGCTAGATAACCTATTGTTCCAGCCACATGTGTAGTTTCTGACACTTTCTCATGATCCATCAACCTAGCTAGACCAAAATCACCAAGCTTGGTATTAAAGTTAGAGTCCAACATTATGTTACTTGATTTTATGTCCCTATGAATCACACATTTTTCCCATTCTTCCTGCAAATAAAGCAATGCTGATGCCAAACCAAGAGCTATATTGTATCTTAAATTCCACGGCAATATACTTTCTCCGCGAAAAAGATGAGAATCTAAGCTTCCATTCGGCATGAACTCGTAGATCAGAATGAAATCATGGTTCCTATGACACCAACCAATGAGTTTCAACAAATTTCTATGCCTTAATTGACTTATAATCATCACTTCTGCTGCATATTGCTTTATACCTTGCCTTGAATCTGAAGATATCCTCTTTATAGCTGCATATGAATTAGTCCTTTTCAAGTAACCTTTATAAACACCACCAAAACCTCCTTGTCCAAGCTTATGCTTCTCTTCAAAGTTGTTTGTTGCATTCAACAATTCATAATAACATATCTTCTTAGGTCCAGtgctcatttgaaattcatagTCCATTTTCACAACAGAACCAGTTTCTGAACTTgattcttctttttttcctttattcATCATCCATAATAAAACATGAACCAATCCTAGTAAACTCAAAGGCAAAACTACACCAATTACCACTCCCTCTAACAATCTTGGATTGATAATTATTCTTCTCACCTTCTTAGTATCAACAATCATCGGTCCTCGGCTTGTACTAAATGACCATGACAGAATAGTATGATTTTCAGAATAACCACCTGTTGAAGCTGATATACCAATTACAACAGACTCAGGTAAATGTTCTGTGATATTAATGTGGTATCCAAAGTACTTTGTTATAGGCACACCTTCAAATCCATAACCAGTGAAAGAAACATTCAAATAACTACTTCTTGAATTGTATTCAACACTGCAATTATAAACTCTATCATTTGGAATATCTGTGCTCCATTCTTCAAGTATAACTGACATAACAGAATTCACATTCAAACCAACGTGCGCGCCATCGGGGTCCCAATCATTAGAAAAAGTATCAAACTCCAATGCCACAAACTGATTATAACCATCTACAAGAATATTTTGGTTACCATCAACAACATCAATACCAAGTCCACCACCTGCTTGTTTTACCATCATGTTTTCGTTTAGAAGTTCCGGGTTCGCTAAGAAGAACATTAAACCATCACCATAAGCACCTTCACTTGAGGAaataacaaaggaaaaattggtAGTGAAATCAACTTGTTGTCCTGTGTTATTATCCCAAAGATGAATGTACTCATGATATCTTACTCGACCGATGGTTCCAACTCCGTTGGTGCTGTCATTTCCAACATGCTCCGTTGTGAGTTGGATACTTGAACCTGATATTGAAGCATTGCCCTCTAGTTTTATCTGGTTTAAGTTTACATTCATTTGGCTGAAGTAAGGAAAATTAAAAGACTGAGACTTAGAATTGGTAAGAGGGATTATGAGGAGGAACAAAAAGGTTATGCTTTCATAACAATCAACCATTTCCAAAGGTAGGAATtgaatttcaactttcaagtgTTGAACTTTGAACACTTTAATTTGTATGTGTTTATTAGTATCTTATCTGCTATGTTATTCCTTCTAAGTCATTAGTATTATCTAACTTTGTAATGtgtgtaatttaattaattgcatTTATGATCTTCTCAGCTCTCAATGGTGGAGGTGAATATTCCTACGTAGTAGCTATGAGACAAAAAAGCAAGGATCAAAAAACCTGCGTAAAGTGTATGATGTGTATTGTCAATGCTAGTTAAAACGGCAATGTTTGGAGTTAGAGCATGTTGTagctaaataaaaacaaacatggTTGTGTTTGTTAACGGATATATTCAGGAAATTAACTAAAGGCAAAATCATTGTTTTATTTAACTTATGTTGTAGGAAATACAGAAGGAAAGTTGTGATAAGAGACGTGgtctatttaaattaatcagAGTCCTTCATTCAAGTCTAAAGAATATTTATGTTTGTAACGATGTTAAAGTCATTAATTGATCCTGCACTAAATTAATTGTCGAAGTTGATATGTCAATCTAAACACAACtacaaaatagaaaaccaaCACAACACCTACTAAAACGACGAATAAAACGtcaacaaaatcacaaaagtacataagagaaaaaatatatatatatatatatatatatatatatatatgaaaattccTTATTATAATCACTAGTTTTTACTATTCGTTGcgactataaaaaaataaattaaaatatgaaaataatcttAGAATTTGGTTGGACCATACACAAAATTTATTTGTAGCGTGAAGACTATCCACCACTTATAAATACTTTGATAAACATGGTCCGATTGCAATAACGTGATAGCATGTGATCCAatgaatttaaaatagactctaataccattttaaaatttggtTCGGCTCTAcacaatttcataaaattagtCTGCAGAACAAAGACTATCCTCTATTTTTTTGGTAGGACTTATTTCATCCAATATAACA
It includes:
- the LOC101491058 gene encoding L-type lectin-domain containing receptor kinase IX.1-like; protein product: MVFASPKEMHLNFPYYLLLLNLMIPYASSLTFNFTSFDPNEKTIVYEGSAYSASSAIQLITNQQGKLMNGSIGRATYYQPIHLWDKTTRNLTDFTSHFTFVIDSQKKQIYGDGLAFFLVPSGSKMPNATKGGSMGLTLDNQPLNSTDNPFVAVEFDIFKNYWDPPHEHAGININSVISVANVTWLADIKDGQLNEAWISYNASSLNLSLVFTGFDNVTSNIVNQHLSSIVDLRLYLPEFVTIGFSAATGDLTAIHSISSWDFSSTLEAQETNTTSIGDPVPRSPSSNIAPKKKKTKTGLAVGLSVGGFVIIGFFISICLWKKFKRGKEEEEDDEFEEYMGEDFERGAGPKKYTYAELAHAANNFKDEHKLGQGGFGGVYRGFLKDKKSYVAIKRVSEDSQQGIKEFASEVTIISRLRHRNLVQLIGWCHERKKLLLVYEYMQNGSLDIHLFKKQSLLKWGVRYTIARGLASALLYLHEEWEQCVVHRDIKASNIMLDSEFNAKLGDFGLARFVDHAKSAQTTALAGTMGYMAPECATTGRASKETDVYSFGIVALEIACGRKPINLKAQESETHIVQWVWGLYGRGRILEAVDPRLVGDFDEEQIKCMMIVGLWCTHPDPTNRPSIRQAIQVLNFEASMPNLPLSMPVPTYLEGPEESQNNTMISISSNTNSSGFTTSTSEDASPSISLLYKR
- the LOC101491373 gene encoding L-type lectin-domain containing receptor kinase IX.1-like — protein: MAKCDWHNIGFNARRILLLILIIPFANGQLESFDFPKFTTDSDLKQLKLEGDAYVTDSGIQLTNIVDSNTNLTTRVGRIINPQPFHLWNKTSNKLKDFTTQFSFTIFSSNQDSHGDGIAFFLASQNLTKLNDTTKVLRGGGIGIGHVDNTTSLQTEYQFVAIEFDTFSNHWDPRGAHVGVNINSMVSDILEGWSPQISGTNIVYDCIIQYISEDSYLTVSLTSSGFNEGVVTQYLAYQVNLSDHLPDYVLVGISAAKGYSSEEHTLLSWSFSTSLIVSSNDETKKGSKLLLEGIGTGAGFCVSLIGLFYALLWRTRKNRKEEEEQPFSETASDLNMDDEFLMNTGPKKISYCELVSATNNFEEGGSGYVYKGYLKEFDSYAAIKKISVDSIEEYEVEVKVMSQLRHKNLMKLNGWCHKKNDLLLIYEYMSNGSLDSNLFYGERFLSWQVRYNVVLGLASALLYLHEEWEKCVIHRDVKSSNIMLDSNFNPRLGGFGLAMLVDHEKVSQSQNSEYINTDIFNFGVVLLEVVSGRKAILHQELKGEVSLVELVLELYRSGDILEVADPKLCGVFDVKQMECLLIVGLWCANPNCISRPCTRQVIKVLNFEVALPILP
- the LOC101491690 gene encoding L-type lectin-domain containing receptor kinase IX.1-like; the protein is MVDCYESITFLFLLIIPLTNSKSQSFNFPYFSQMNVNLNQIKLEGNASISGSSIQLTTEHVGNDSTNGVGTIGRVRYHEYIHLWDNNTGQQVDFTTNFSFVISSSEGAYGDGLMFFLANPELLNENMMVKQAGGGLGIDVVDGNQNILVDGYNQFVALEFDTFSNDWDPDGAHVGLNVNSVMSVILEEWSTDIPNDRVYNCSVEYNSRSSYLNVSFTGYGFEGVPITKYFGYHINITEHLPESVVIGISASTGGYSENHTILSWSFSTSRGPMIVDTKKVRRIIINPRLLEGVVIGVVLPLSLLGLVHVLLWMMNKGKKEESSSETGSVVKMDYEFQMSTGPKKICYYELLNATNNFEEKHKLGQGGFGGVYKGYLKRTNSYAAIKRISSDSRQGIKQYAAEVMIISQLRHRNLLKLIGWCHRNHDFILIYEFMPNGSLDSHLFRGESILPWNLRYNIALGLASALLYLQEEWEKCVIHRDIKSSNIMLDSNFNTKLGDFGLARLMDHEKVSETTHVAGTIGYLAPEYMKTGKARKESDIFSFGVVLLEIATGRKAILQQDWDLEGQVSLVEWVWELYALKNIIAAADPKLCEVFDVKQMECLLVVGLWCANPDSSSRPSIREAINVLNFEAPLPILPQNVPMLALFPPIRRNDIFYSVPSFFRTTTG